The following proteins come from a genomic window of Candidatus Bostrichicola ureolyticus:
- the rplN gene encoding 50S ribosomal protein L14 produces MLQQESILKVADNTGAKEVLLIRVLGGKRYGYVGDSIIVSVKEAIPGGSIKEGQISRAVIIRTKYKTRRKDGSYISFDDNACVLLSSSKEILGTRVFGPVARELRDKEYMKVISLAIEVL; encoded by the coding sequence ATGTTACAACAAGAATCAATACTTAAAGTAGCTGATAATACTGGTGCAAAAGAAGTTTTGCTTATACGTGTATTAGGAGGAAAAAGATATGGATATGTAGGAGATTCTATTATAGTTTCTGTAAAAGAAGCTATTCCTGGAGGAAGTATTAAAGAAGGACAAATATCTAGAGCAGTTATTATTAGAACAAAATATAAAACACGTCGTAAAGATGGATCATATATCTCATTTGACGATAATGCGTGTGTATTACTTTCTTCTTCGAAAGAAATATTAGGAACTAGGGTATTTGGTCCAGTAGCAAGAGAATTAAGAGATAAAGAATATATGAAAGTTATTTCATTGGCTATTGAAGTTTTATAA
- the rplX gene encoding 50S ribosomal protein L24 → MLKIKVGDKVIILSGNYKNRKGIIMKILKKKNKVIVSGINLIKKHIKKDGILKIEAPIHISNISLIDHDSGNPIRIGCIGFKINNDKKIRIIKKTGKIYENIN, encoded by the coding sequence ATGTTAAAAATTAAAGTGGGAGATAAAGTTATTATTTTATCGGGAAATTATAAGAACCGTAAAGGTATTATTATGAAAATTTTGAAAAAAAAAAATAAAGTAATTGTTAGTGGTATAAATTTAATAAAAAAACATATAAAAAAAGATGGAATTCTAAAGATAGAGGCACCAATTCATATTTCTAATATATCTCTTATTGATCATGATAGTGGAAATCCTATACGTATAGGATGTATAGGATTTAAAATAAATAATGATAAAAAAATTCGCATAATTAAAAAAACTGGAAAAATATATGAAAATATTAATTAA
- the rplE gene encoding 50S ribosomal protein L5 — protein sequence MFYSPRPQLLYKKKIIPILIKEFGYKSIMEVPKIKKIVISKGIGYALNDKKIINNAIEEISIITGQKAIPCFSKRDEAGFKLRKGMLVGCKVTLRRQKMYEFIDRLITIALPRVRDFNGIKNNSFDGKGNYNLGIIEQIIFPEINIDKTKKILGMNIAFVTSAKTDKEALSLLKYFGIPFKKN from the coding sequence ATGTTTTATTCACCTAGACCTCAACTTTTATATAAAAAAAAAATAATTCCTATTCTTATTAAAGAATTTGGGTATAAATCAATTATGGAGGTACCTAAAATAAAAAAAATAGTTATTAGTAAAGGAATTGGTTATGCTCTTAATGATAAAAAAATTATTAATAATGCAATAGAAGAAATTTCTATTATTACGGGACAAAAAGCTATACCGTGTTTTTCAAAACGTGATGAAGCAGGATTTAAATTACGTAAAGGAATGTTGGTAGGATGTAAAGTAACTTTACGTAGACAAAAAATGTATGAATTTATAGATAGATTAATTACTATAGCTTTACCTAGAGTAAGAGATTTTAACGGAATTAAAAATAATAGTTTTGATGGAAAAGGTAATTATAATTTGGGAATTATTGAACAAATCATATTTCCTGAAATAAATATTGATAAAACAAAAAAAATTTTAGGTATGAATATTGCATTTGTAACATCTGCTAAAACAGATAAAGAAGCTCTATCTTTATTAAAATATTTTGGAATACCTTTTAAAAAAAAT